Sequence from the Xiphophorus couchianus chromosome 23, X_couchianus-1.0, whole genome shotgun sequence genome:
CCAGCAGCTCCAAAGTCATAGTTTCATTGTCACATAGTGGAGGAGACCCTCTGTCTGTGACAGTGAAAGTGATTTCATATTCTGGGACCTTCTCTCTGTCTAATGGCTCTGACACCACTAACTCATAATAGTTATCAGAGGACTCCCTCAGTTTGAAAGGCATGTTCTCTGGAATATGAAGATCAACCTGTCCATTATCACCTGAGTCTTTATCACTCACACTAACTACAGCTATCACTGTGTCTGTGGCCACATTCTCTTTTACTGGACTCTGAAAGGATTTTATGGAAATTTCAGGATGGTTGTCATTCATATCAGTCACCTGGATTGTAACTCTACACTGTCCAGATAAGGAGGTAGGTCCTTTGTCACTGGCTATCACCTCCATTTCATACAGTTTTAAATCTTCATAATTGATCATTTCCTTTACTCTGATTTCACCATTTTCTGGATTCAGGTTAAACATCATCTGGGTTCTCTCTGACGTGTATAAACTGTAAGAGTAAGTAATGTCAGAGTTGGAGCCTTCATCTAAATCAGTGGCATTCAGTTTGATCACTAAGCTTCCAATGGGCGAGTTCTCCATCACATCCACAACATACTGGTCTTTGTCAAATGAAGGGGCGTTGTCGTTCACATCAAGCACGCGAACAATAATGCTGGCTGTACCTGTGCGCGTGGGCACCCCGCCGTCCACAGCGGTCAGAATCAGATTATGAACAGCCTGCTGTTCTCTGTCCAGAGCCCTTTTCAGAACCAAATCAGCAAACTTCGTTCCGTCTCTCCCGGTCTGAATTTCAATAGCAAAATTATCACTTGCGCTCAGATGataattttttacagaattcGTTCCGACATCCGGGTCAGCAGCGTTGTTCAGGGAGAATCTCTCTCCAACAGGACTCGACTCTGAGATGTCCAAATGCATCGTTCCTCTTCTAAAATGAGGAGCGTTGTCGTTTATGTCCAATATTTCCACCTCTATGTTAAACATGCGCACAGGGTTTTCAATGGTTGCGTCTATTCTTAGGAAGCAGTACGTTGTTGTCTTGAGAGGACAAAGAAACTCCCTGTCAATCCTTTCCAAAATATAAAGCTCCCCGGTGTCTTTGTTAATATCAAGATATTTCTTGTTGCCCACCACGTCCACCcgcatttttcttttgctcagaCTCCTTACATCTAATCCCAAATCAGCTGCTAAATTCGCAACAACGGACCCTTCATCCATTTCCTCCGGAACGGAATAATGAGTTACCGGGTTTACCGTGTCCaggatggaagaaaaacacaggaaCACTGCGACATACCTCTTCCacgaaaaacaaacatgttggcGAGCCATTATCATTAATCCGTCTTCAAAGCCCTACACTTGATATTTGGTGGTGTATTTGTACCAAATATAAACGAGATTTTATATAAACGACTCCTTTTCATAGCAGAGTCGTGAAAGGAATGACTCCTTTCACGGCTTCCAACGAACTGTCGTGAAAACGATGACTTCACCAGTGCTTTCTTTTCTCGGAGAGCAGCGACATGAAAGGCTTATTTTCAAATTGTGTTGTTACAGAGGAGACGGAAAGAAAATAGATTCTGAAtggtttaaatttgtttcagtttcgGTTATTTTTCGAAATGTTTTACAACCTCTTCAAggtttaatttataattttcatattttctttattatattCTAACGTCTTACTTTTTCATGGACATACAAATCCATCCTTGGGTCATtcgttttcttttctgtcttttttgtacatttaagcGATTTATCACTTAATACACAaccaaaaaacttaaataaaaggTGGTGCAAGGACGCATGTTGAGTTTTTTAGTAGGTACGGGGTTTTGTGgtggtttttcttttggttttagttattttgttttctattgttttatgACCAGGTCTGTTTGTAATGTAAGATGAGTTAAATACTTTGTAGAgaacattaaatttatttatgacagaaatgatcagaaaatttttttttaaaatattttgcagatATATAAGCAAACCTCacaggacaaaaacacaaagccttTACAGTATATAAAGATCTACAATTTGAAAAGTAAGTGACACAGGTTATTTAATAGGTATCTGACAATGAACTAGGTAATATCTATGTTGATCttgggattttttgttttattttaataaagcttttatttatgcaactttttattatgaaattacTTATATAGAAGGTGATTCCATTCTTTATGaaattagaaataaacttttaatgtttttgaaaacaatctgagttttattattttcacttataCTTGTCCTACCTGCAGAGTAGAAGCAGCTGAGTCACTAGTCTCTGACAGTCCTGTCCCTCTCGGGATGCTGGACACGATGTATCTGGAGCCCTTTGGCACAGGCTGTCTGACCACCAGCTTTCCTTTCCTGGTCTCTGCTAGAAACAGACTGTACCAGTAGGCATCGTTGGAGACCAGAGTGGAGTCTGCGATGGTGGAGTTCCTCTCACTGATCACACTGTTCCTGCTGGGAGGAGCAGTTTTGCTGTGTTTGGGTTTCTGACACTTCAACACGATGGTGACCAGGATGGTGATGAGCAGGAGAAATGACACCGAGGCCAGACCGATGACCAGATACAGGTTGATGTCTGAAAAGATGTCGTATTCCAGAGGCATCTCAGTCATGTCAGAGTAGGCCTTAACATCAGTCTCCACTGTCAGCAGCTTGATGGTGACTGTAGCAGAGAGAGCAGGTTGCCCGTTGTCCTTGGCAACAACAACCAGTCTGTGGTGGCGTGAGTCTTTGTAACTGAACATCCTCATAGTCCTGATCTCTCCATTGTATTGGTCCAAGCTGAACAAGGAAGCATCAGTCACCTGGAGAAACTGGTAGGTAATCCGAGAGTTGTGCACAGAGTCTGTGTCTAAGGCGATCACTTTAGCCACCAGGGATCCTTTATCAGTGGATCTGGGCATCTTCTCCTCCACCACTGAGCCATGAGCGCGCCAAGGAGAGACAATAACTGGAGCGTTGTCATTTTGGTCAACAATGATGATGTGGACGGTCACATTACTGCTGAGAGGAGGAGAACCAGAGTCTCTGGCCTCAATGTGGAAAAGAAACTCCTTCTCAATCTCATAGTCAAAGGTTTTCAGTGCATAAAGATTCCCGTTCTCTGGATTGATGGAGAACAGCATAGACATGGAAGTGTTGGCAATCTCCTTCTCTATGAtgaaataaactagatactGGTTTTCATGGAGGTCAGGATCAAATGCAGTTAGTGAGCTGAGCAAGGAGCCAGGTGCGTTATTCTCCATGACACGTATGGTATAAAATGACTGGGAGAACTGAGGAACATTGTCATTAACATCCAGCAGCTCCAAAGTCATAGTTTCATTGTCAGATAGTGGAGGAGACCCTCTGTCTGTGACAGTGAAGGTGATTTCATATTCTGGGACCTTCTCTCTGTCTAATGGCTCTGACACCACTAACTCATAATAGTTATCAGAAGACTCCCTCAGTTTGAAAGGCATGTTCTCTGGAATATGAAGATCAACCTGTCCATTATCACCTGAGTCTTTATCACTCACACTAACTACAGCTATCACTGTGTCTAACTCTATGTTCTCACTGACTGGACTCTGAAAGGATTTAATTGAAATATGTGGATGGTTGTCATTCATGTCCTCTacaagaattttaattttacattgtCCTGAAAGTGCACTAACTCCTTTATCAGTTGCTATAACTTCCATGTCGTAGATCCTAAAATCTTCATAATTCAACACACCTTTCACTGTTATTTCACCTGTTGTTgggtttaatttaaatgtttcctgCGTTTTTTCTGATGTGTACAAACTATATGAATATATTAATTCTGAATTTAATCCGTCGTCTACATCAGTCGCATTAAGATGAATTACCCTACTTCCAATGGGAGAATTTTCTAGTACGCTAACTTCATAGTTCTCTGGTTTGAATTTAGGGGCGTTGTCATTTGTATCTAAAACATGGACAATAATGCTCGCTGTTCCAGAACGAGACGGTAAGCCACCATCTACAGCTGTGAGTATTAAATTATGAACCGCTTGCTCTTCTcgatcaattttttttttcaaaatcaagtCAGGAAATTTTGATCCATCTCTCCCAGTCTGAATTTCTATCGTAAAAAAATCACTGTCGCTCAGATGATATGTTTTGAGATCATTAGAACCCACATCTGGATCAACTGCGTTGCTCACAGAAAACCGCTCGCCAGCCTGTGTTGCCTCTGAAATATCTAGATCTATTGTGTCTCTCCTGAAATGAGGTGCGTTATCATTAATGTCCATTATCTCCAACTCGATATAAAATATCCGTTTGGGGTTTTCAATTATAGCCTCCATTTTCAGATAACACGACGTCTTGGCGGGGCAGAGAGATTCTCTATCAATTCGCTCGACAATGAACAGCTCCCCTGTTTCTTTGTTCACGTCCAAATATTTCCGACTTCCTATGGTGTCCAGGCGCATTTTTCGCTCGATCAATTTCTTTACATCTAGTCCTAAATCTCCAGCGAGATTTGCGACTACGGAGCCTTCTTCCAGTTCTTCCGGAACAGAATAGTGTGTCACTGCAAACGCGGATTTAATTGCAGCAAAGCAGACAAAAATTGTCAGAACATACCTTCTCCAATCTAGACAGCAGATAAAACCTTCCATGGTTGacactgatttttgttttctttcgaAGACTGATTTCCTTGAAAAGAAGCTTTGACAAACACCGGAATCCCCCgtttagtttttaaactgtaaagcCTTTAAATCCGTGCGTAATCAAAACTGGGAGCTGTGCGGTTGCTGGTCTCTTCTGTTCTCACCACTTCATTGCAAACAGTGATGGCGATCGTGATGTCACAAATTTACGTAACCACGCATGGAAAACAGCGCCTCGCTGTGAAAGATTCCGTAATTCAGTCGATGTTTAAGTTATgtgtaaaagtgttttaatttagtaaagaaAATAACGACCAAGTTATGCAATCTTCAGTAGAGTATTACAGTGGAggaaaacttcttttttttcgtACATTGCGCAAATTCATAGGCTTTTGTCTAATACTGCTCATTTAGATTTGAACAGTTCAAAATTATCTATTTTTCTAGTATGAATCAAATTTtgaatttataaaattttacaaattccgtacaatttctaaaacataaatgtactgcTCCAACAAcgcatttcaaaaatattttgcagacATTTATGAAATTAGTATGTGTAATCAGTAGGAATGTGTTAATCTCTGTTAAATTAATGATACATGTCTTGAGAGTACAAGTTATTAGTTACATCATGTCTCTCACCTGCAGAGTAGAAGCAGCTGAGTCACTAGTCTCTGACAGTCCTGTCCCTCTCGGGATGCTGGACACGATGTATCTGGAGCCCTTTGGCACAGGCTGTCTGACCACCAGCTTTCCTTTCCTGGTCTCTGCTAGAAACAGACTGTACCAGTAGGCATCGTTGGAGACCAGAGTGGAGTCTGCGATGGTGGAGTTCCTCTCACTGATCACACTGTTCCTGCTGGGAGGAGCAGTTTTGCTGTGTTTGGGTTTCTGACACTTCAACACGATGGTGACCAGGATGGTGATGAGCAGGAGAAATGACACCGAGGCCAGACCGATGACCAGATACAGGTTGATGTCTGAAAAGATGTCGTATTCCAGAGGCATCTCAGTCATGTCAGAGTAGGCCTTAACATCAGTCTCCACTGTCAGCAGCTTGATGGTGACTGTAGCAGAGAGAGCAGGTTGCCCGTTGTCCTTGGCAACAACAACCAGTCTGTGGTGGCGTGAGTCTTTGTAACTGAACATCCTTATAGTCCTGATCTCTCCATTGTATTGGTCCAAGCTGAACAAGGAAGCATCAGTCACCTGGAGAAACTGGTAGGTAATCCGAGAGTTGTGCACAGAGTCTGTGTCTAAGGCGATCACTTTAGCCACCAGGGATCCTTTATCAGTGGATCTGGGGATCTTCTCCTCCACCACTGAGCCGTGAGCGCGCCAAGGAGAGACAATAACTGGAGCGTTGTCATTTTGGTCAACAATGATGATGTGGACGGTCACATTACTGCTGAGAGGAGGAGAACCAGAGTCTCTGGCCTCAATGTGGAAAAGAAACTCCTTCTCAATTTCATAGTCAAAGGTTTTCAGTGCATAAAGATTCCCGTTCTCTGGATTGATGGAGAACAGCATAGACATGGAGGTGTTGGCAATCTCCTTCTCTATGAtgaaataaactagatactGGTTTTCATGGAGGTCAGGATCAAATGCAGTGAGTGAGCTGAGCAAGGAGCCAGGTGCGTTATTCTCCACAACACGTATGGTATAAAATGACTGGGAGAACTGAGGAACATTGTCATTAACATCCAGCAGCTCCAAAGTCATAGTTTCATTGTCAGATAGTGGAGGAGACCCTCTGTCTGTGACAGTGAAGGTGATTTCATATTCTGGGACCTTCTCTCTGTCTAATGGCTCTGACACCACTAACTCATAATAGTTATCAGAGGACTCCCTCAGTTTGAAAGGCATGTTCTCTGGAATATGAAGATCAACCTGTCCATTATCACCTGAGTCTTTATCACTCACACTAACTACAGCTATCACTGTGTCTAACTCTATGTTCTCACTGACTGGACTCTGAAAGGATTTAATTGATATTTCTGGGTGGTTGTCATTCATGTCTTCAACTAGGATCTTTATTGTACATTGTCCTGATAAACTATTCACTCCTTTATCTGTTGCTATGACTTCCATGTCATAAATCCTAAAATCTTCATAGTTGAGCATTCCTTTTACAGTAACTTCACCTGTTGTTGGATtaagattaaatgtttcttgcGTTTTTTCTGATGTATAAAGACTATATGAGTATGTTACTTCAGAATTTGAACCTTCATCTAAATCTACTGCCTTAACATGAACAACAAGGCTTCCAATTGggtcattttcaaaaaattttacaTTATAACTGGGTTTGTCAAATGTGGGCGCATTATCATTCGTATCTAAAACGCGAATAATAACACTCGCGGTGCCAGATCGAGCAGGTGTTCCCCCATCTATGGCTGTCAGCATTAGATTATGAGCCGCCTGCTTCTCCCGATCTAATGGTTTTTTAAGGATCAAATCTGCAAATTTTGACCCGTCTCTCCCCGTTTGAACCTCAATATTAAAATGTTCGCTTTCACTGAGCTCGTACGTCTTCAACGAATTTGCTCCAACATCAGGATCAGCTGCATTACTGAGCGAAAATCGCTCTCCTTTAGGCGTAGCCTCAGATATGTCTAAATGTATGACGTCTCTTCGAAATTGTGGTGCGTTGTCATTCATATCCAAAATCTCTACTTCTATGTTGAAAATTCGCACTGGATTTTCTAGGATTATTTCTAATCGTAGGTAGCAAGGCGCTGAAGATTTTGTGGGACAAATGAGTTCCCTGTCAATTTTTTCCACAATATACAGCTCCCCGGTCTCTTTGTTCACATCCAGATATTTCTTGTTAGCGATGATATCAACTCGCATTCTTCTTCGATTCAGTGTGGCCACGTCCAGGCTAAGATCTGAAGCAAGATTGGCAACAACCGATCCCTCTTTCATTTCTTCTGGTATAGAATAATGAGTCACTGCCGTCGATATGTTCCGGGCgaaggtaaaaataataaagaggaGCTGGACATACCTCTCTCCCTTTGTTATTGCGCGAACCATTGCTTCGAAATGCGCTAGCTTTCAAACTGATGAAAGAAAGCTTGGTGCtgttgatgattttgttttcctcaaaaGTCTCTCTCCAAACCTTTTACAAGCAGGAAAATACCTAAATCCAGGAAAAAACCTGAAATCGCTTCTACGCTTTCTGTAATTCCTCGCAGCACCACAGAGCCGCCCTGACATCCTACGAATAAGCTCCAATGATAACGTCTTATCCCGACGTTCAGAGTACATTAGTGCTACAGCGCCACCGTTTGGTTCCGGAAAACAACTGCCAGATAatataacacaaaacaaaacacatactaaataataataataataataataataataataataataataataataataataataacctgaAGTGAAAGACGCCTTTAAAAAATTTTACGTATTAAACCATCAACTTCGCAGAAcggcaaaaatgaaaatgaagaacattACAAGAGCGGCACAGTATAAGTTTGAATATCAACCGcgtatatttatttatctatttcaaAATATTCACAGACAAAAAGCTTGATAAATTAGGAGACTCTATCTCCAATCTTGGCAGGCAAAATCTTATGAGCTGAACGTGAACAGCGGTTGACAAAATCAGGAAACACTGAGAGCAGCATGTCATTGctgcaacaaaaaatgtatcatAGAAAACCGAATATTTTCGACCcaaaaataaggaagaaaattgttttatttgttagcaTAAGTCATTTAAACGTTTCCATCTCACCGCAAGCGGTTTGCGCGCTCTGTCGTCTGGAGAAATAGACATAGCGCAGTTTTATGGGGGGAGGAACAGACAATCGAGTGAAGAATCACTTCATTGACCTCATTCACAGGTGTTGGTAGAGGGATAGAATTAAACATGTTACTTAATGAgctaaaaatatacatgaagtCTCATTGAATATAGGGATAGAAGAGTATAATTTCAGTATTTGTGGCATTCCCAAAATGTTCCGCGGTGCAGGTAGTTActatgcattaaaatgtttaattgacCAAATTAATTTTCTGACACACGTTGAAAATAGAACAGTTTCTCATGTCTTGGAGAATAATgcgaaaataaatgttcaaggcatatcaaaaaaaaaaaagacacatatCAACTGGATTCCTACCTGCAGAGTAGAAGCAGCTGAGTCACTAGTCTCTGACAGTCCTGTCCCTCTCGGGATGCTGGACACGATGTATCTGGAGCCCTTTGGCACAGGCTGTCTGACCACCAGCTTTCCTTTCCTGGTCTCTGCTAGAAACAGACTGTACCAGTAGGCATCGTTGGAGACCAGAGTGGAGTCTGCGATGGTGGAGTTCCTCTCACTGATCACACTGTTCCTGCTGGGAGGAGCAGTTTTGCTGTGTTTGGGTTTCTGACACTTCAACACGATGGTGACCAGGATGGTGATGAGCAGGAGAAATGACACCGAGGCCAGACCGATGACCAGATACAGGTTGATGTCTGAAAAGATGTCGTATTCCAGAGGCATCTCAGTCATGTCAGAGTAGGCCTTAACATCAGTCTCCACTGTCAGCAGCTTGATGGTGACTGTAGCAGAGAGAGCAGGTTGCCCGTTGTCCTTGGCAACAACAACCAGTCTGAGGTGGCGTGAGTCTTTGTAACTGAACATCCTCATAGTCCTGATCTCTCCGTTGTATTGGTCCAAGCTGAACAAGGAAGCATCAGTCACCTGGAGAAACTGGTAGGTAATCCGAGAGTTGTGCACAGAGTCTGTGTCTAAGGCGATCACTTTAGCCACCAGGGATCCTTTATCTGTGGATCTGGGGATCTTCTCCTCCACCACTGAGCCATGAGCGCGCCAAGGAGAGACAATAACTGGAGCGTTGTCATTTTGGTCAACAATGATGATGTGGACGGTCACATTACTGCTGAGAGGAGGAGAACCAGAGTCTCTGGCCTCAATGTGGAAAAGAAACTCCTTCTCAATCTCATAGTCAAAAGTTTTCAGTGCATAAAGATTCCCGTTCTCTGGATTGATGGAGAACAGCATAGACATGGAGGTGTTGGCAATCTCCTTCTCTATGAtgaaataaactagatactGGTTTTCATGGAGGTCAGGATCAAATGCAGTGAGTGAGCTGAGCAAGGAGCCAGGTGCGTTATTCTCCATGACACGTATGGTATAAAATGACTGGGAGAACTGAGGAACATTGTCATTAACATCCAGCAGCTCCAAAGTCATAGTTTCATTGTCACATAGTGGAGGAGACCCTCTGTCTGTGACAGTGAAGGTGATTTCATATTCTGGGACCTTCTCTCTGTCTAATGGCTCTGACACCACTAACTCATAATAGTTATCAGAGGACTCCCTCAGTTTGAAAGGCATGTTCTCTGGAATATGAAGATCAACCTGTCCATTATCACCTGAGTCTTTATCACTCACACTAACTACAGCTATCACTGTGTCTAACTCTATGTTCTCACTGACTGGACTCTGAAAGGATTTAATTGATATTTCTGGGTGGTTGTCGTTCATGTCTTCAACTAGGATCTTTATTGTACATTGTCCTGATAAACTATTCACTCCTTTATCTGTT
This genomic interval carries:
- the LOC114138843 gene encoding protocadherin alpha-C2-like, which encodes MEGFICCLDWRRYVLTIFVCFAAIKSAFAVTHYSVPEELEEGSVVANLAGDLGLDVKKLIERKMRLDTIGSRKYLDVNKETGELFIVERIDRESLCPAKTSCYLKMEAIIENPKRIFYIELEIMDINDNAPHFRRDTIDLDISEATQAGERFSVSNAVDPDVGSNDLKTYHLSDSDFFTIEIQTGRDGSKFPDLILKKKIDREEQAVHNLILTAVDGGLPSRSGTASIIVHVLDTNDNAPKFKPENYEVSVLENSPIGSRVIHLNATDVDDGLNSELIYSYSLYTSEKTQETFKLNPTTGEITVKGVLNYEDFRIYDMEVIATDKGVSALSGQCKIKILVEDMNDNHPHISIKSFQSPVSENIELDTVIAVVSVSDKDSGDNGQVDLHIPENMPFKLRESSDNYYELVVSEPLDREKVPEYEITFTVTDRGSPPLSDNETMTLELLDVNDNVPQFSQSFYTIRVMENNAPGSLLSSLTAFDPDLHENQYLVYFIIEKEIANTSMSMLFSINPENGNLYALKTFDYEIEKEFLFHIEARDSGSPPLSSNVTVHIIIVDQNDNAPVIVSPWRAHGSVVEEKMPRSTDKGSLVAKVIALDTDSVHNSRITYQFLQVTDASLFSLDQYNGEIRTMRMFSYKDSRHHRLVVVAKDNGQPALSATVTIKLLTVETDVKAYSDMTEMPLEYDIFSDINLYLVIGLASVSFLLLITILVTIVLKCQKPKHSKTAPPSRNSVISERNSTIADSTLVSNDAYWYSLFLAETRKGKLVVRQPVPKGSRYIVSSIPRGTGLSETSDSAASTLQVGQV
- the LOC114138841 gene encoding protocadherin alpha-C2-like isoform X1; the protein is MIMARQHVCFSWKRYVAVFLCFSSILDTVNPVTHYSVPEEMDEGSVVANLAADLGLDVRSLSKRKMRVDVVGNKKYLDINKDTGELYILERIDREFLCPLKTTTYCFLRIDATIENPVRMFNIEVEILDINDNAPHFRRGTMHLDISESSPVGERFSLNNAADPDVGTNSVKNYHLSASDNFAIEIQTGRDGTKFADLVLKRALDREQQAVHNLILTAVDGGVPTRTGTASIIVRVLDVNDNAPSFDKDQYVVDVMENSPIGSLVIKLNATDLDEGSNSDITYSYSLYTSERTQMMFNLNPENGEIRVKEMINYEDLKLYEMEVIASDKGPTSLSGQCRVTIQVTDMNDNHPEISIKSFQSPVKENVATDTVIAVVSVSDKDSGDNGQVDLHIPENMPFKLRESSDNYYELVVSEPLDREKVPEYEITFTVTDRGSPPLCDNETMTLELLDVNDNVPQFSQSFYTIRVVENNAPGSLLSSLTAFDPDLHENQYLVYFIIEKEIANTSMSMLFSINPENGNLYALKTFDYEIEKEFLFHIEARDSGSPPLSSNVTVHIIIVDQNDNAPVIVSPWRAHGSVVEEKIPRSTDKGSLVAKVIALDTDSVHNSRITYQFLQVTDASLFSLDQYNGEIRTMRMFSYKDSRHHRLVVVAKDNGQPALSATVTIKLLTVETDVKAYSDMTEMPLEYDIFSDINLYLVIGLASVSFLLLITILVTIVLKCQKPKHSKTAPPSRNSVISERNSTIADSTLVSNDAYWYSLFLAETRKGKLVVRQPVPKGSRYIVSSIPRGTGLSETSDSAASTLQVQLTVTINNSPGSHFGTSFHSLF
- the LOC114138842 gene encoding protocadherin alpha-C2-like, translated to MVRAITKGERYVQLLFIIFTFARNISTAVTHYSIPEEMKEGSVVANLASDLSLDVATLNRRRMRVDIIANKKYLDVNKETGELYIVEKIDRELICPTKSSAPCYLRLEIILENPVRIFNIEVEILDMNDNAPQFRRDVIHLDISEATPKGERFSLSNAADPDVGANSLKTYELSESEHFNIEVQTGRDGSKFADLILKKPLDREKQAAHNLMLTAIDGGTPARSGTASVIIRVLDTNDNAPTFDKPSYNVKFFENDPIGSLVVHVKAVDLDEGSNSEVTYSYSLYTSEKTQETFNLNPTTGEVTVKGMLNYEDFRIYDMEVIATDKGVNSLSGQCTIKILVEDMNDNHPEISIKSFQSPVSENIELDTVIAVVSVSDKDSGDNGQVDLHIPENMPFKLRESSDNYYELVVSEPLDREKVPEYEITFTVTDRGSPPLSDNETMTLELLDVNDNVPQFSQSFYTIRVVENNAPGSLLSSLTAFDPDLHENQYLVYFIIEKEIANTSMSMLFSINPENGNLYALKTFDYEIEKEFLFHIEARDSGSPPLSSNVTVHIIIVDQNDNAPVIVSPWRAHGSVVEEKIPRSTDKGSLVAKVIALDTDSVHNSRITYQFLQVTDASLFSLDQYNGEIRTIRMFSYKDSRHHRLVVVAKDNGQPALSATVTIKLLTVETDVKAYSDMTEMPLEYDIFSDINLYLVIGLASVSFLLLITILVTIVLKCQKPKHSKTAPPSRNSVISERNSTIADSTLVSNDAYWYSLFLAETRKGKLVVRQPVPKGSRYIVSSIPRGTGLSETSDSAASTLQVRDMM
- the LOC114138841 gene encoding protocadherin alpha-C2-like isoform X2; its protein translation is MIMARQHVCFSWKRYVAVFLCFSSILDTVNPVTHYSVPEEMDEGSVVANLAADLGLDVRSLSKRKMRVDVVGNKKYLDINKDTGELYILERIDREFLCPLKTTTYCFLRIDATIENPVRMFNIEVEILDINDNAPHFRRGTMHLDISESSPVGERFSLNNAADPDVGTNSVKNYHLSASDNFAIEIQTGRDGTKFADLVLKRALDREQQAVHNLILTAVDGGVPTRTGTASIIVRVLDVNDNAPSFDKDQYVVDVMENSPIGSLVIKLNATDLDEGSNSDITYSYSLYTSERTQMMFNLNPENGEIRVKEMINYEDLKLYEMEVIASDKGPTSLSGQCRVTIQVTDMNDNHPEISIKSFQSPVKENVATDTVIAVVSVSDKDSGDNGQVDLHIPENMPFKLRESSDNYYELVVSEPLDREKVPEYEITFTVTDRGSPPLCDNETMTLELLDVNDNVPQFSQSFYTIRVVENNAPGSLLSSLTAFDPDLHENQYLVYFIIEKEIANTSMSMLFSINPENGNLYALKTFDYEIEKEFLFHIEARDSGSPPLSSNVTVHIIIVDQNDNAPVIVSPWRAHGSVVEEKIPRSTDKGSLVAKVIALDTDSVHNSRITYQFLQVTDASLFSLDQYNGEIRTMRMFSYKDSRHHRLVVVAKDNGQPALSATVTIKLLTVETDVKAYSDMTEMPLEYDIFSDINLYLVIGLASVSFLLLITILVTIVLKCQKPKHSKTAPPSRNSVISERNSTIADSTLVSNDAYWYSLFLAETRKGKLVVRQPVPKGSRYIVSSIPRGTGLSETSDSAASTLQYPK
- the LOC114139586 gene encoding protocadherin beta-16-like, which gives rise to MSPVSTKGFMHRYVLLFIVFLIVRKISSAVTHYTLPEELKEGTVVANLATDLGLDVTTLTKRKMRLDIIANKKYLDVNKETGELYIVEKIDREHICNTKSSSSCYLRLEITLENPLRIFNIEIEVLDMNDNAPQFRRDAIHLDISEATTKGERFSLSNAVDPDVGTNSVKTYYLSESEYFNIEIQTGRDGSKFADLILIKTLDREKKEHHNLILTAVDGGTPARSGTVNIFVHVLDTNDNAPTFDKAAYNVKVMENSPIGSLVIDLNASDLDDGSNSDITYSYSLYTSEKTQETFNLNPTTGEVTVKGMLNYEDFRIYDMEVIATDKGVNSLSGQCTIKILVEDMNDNHPEISIKSFQSPVSENIELDTVIAVVSVSDKDSGDNGQVDLHIPENMPFKLRESSDNYYELVVSEPLDREKVPEYEITFTVTDRGSPPLCDNETMTLELLDVNDNVPQFSQSFYTIRVMENNAPGSLLSSLTAFDPDLHENQYLVYFIIEKEIANTSMSMLFSINPENGNLYALKTFDYEIEKEFLFHIEARDSGSPPLSSNVTVHIIIVDQNDNAPVIVSPWRAHGSVVEEKIPRSTDKGSLVAKVIALDTDSVHNSRITYQFLQVTDASLFSLDQYNGEIRTMRMFSYKDSRHLRLVVVAKDNGQPALSATVTIKLLTVETDVKAYSDMTEMPLEYDIFSDINLYLVIGLASVSFLLLITILVTIVLKCQKPKHSKTAPPSRNSVISERNSTIADSTLVSNDAYWYSLFLAETRKGKLVVRQPVPKGSRYIVSSIPRGTGLSETSDSAASTLQVGIQLICVFFFFDMP